A stretch of DNA from Basfia succiniciproducens:
ACGGTTGCCGCTGATGTCATCCTGCGGCGCAATTAAACTAATCTCGTTAAACATTCGGTTTAAAATATTTTTCACCCAGCCGTAACGTTTTGCCGAACGTGCGGATAAACGGGCGTTTGCGATAATAAAAGGAATATTTTTATTATGTAACTGACGGATAAGGTTCGGCCAGATTTCCGTTTCGATCACAATGCAGGCTTTCGGGCGCACAAAACGGATAAAACGATCCATTGCATCAGGTAAATCATAAGGCAAATAAAAATGACTCACGGAATCTCCGAAAGCCGCTTTTACGCGATCGGAACCGGTCGGCGTGACTGTAGTCATGGTAATAGGTAAATCCGGATAATCCTGCTGAATACGGCGTACTAACGGGGTTGCCGCAATCACTTCACCAACGGAAGCAGCATGCACAATAATGCCCTGAGGCTTCGGTGGCGTGAGATTTGCATAAATTCCATAACGCTCATTAAGGCGTTTACGGTAATTCGGAGATTTGATGCTACGCAATAAAATAAATAACAACACAAAAGGCTGCAAAATATACATCGCAAAAGAATAAACAAAACGTAGCATAATAATTTCAAAATCAAAGGTTGATGATGTCGCCTAGTATAAAGGTTCATTATCAAGAGACAAGAGGAATCTCGCAAAAAGTTATTTACCCTTTTTGAAAAAATCCCCAAAAAAGCACCCCACTTTTCCTTTTGCATAGTGGGATAATGCTTGAAATTACAGTATAATAGCCCACATTTTCCTTAACCTTTTTATAAAAATATAATTATGAGCGCAAAATTTAACGTTAAAACCTTCCAAGGTATGATTCTCGCCCTGCAGGATTACTGGGCGCAACAAGGCTGCACCATCGTGCAACCCTTCGATATGGAAGTGGGAGCCGGCACATCCCATCCGATGACCGCACTACGCGCATTAGGTCCGGAACCTATGGCATTCGCCTATGTTCAGCCTTCCCGCCGCCCGACGGACGGTCGCTACGGCGAAAACCCGAACCGTTTACAGCATTATTATCAATTCCAAGTGGTAATCAAACCATCGCCGGACAATATTCAAGAGCTATATTTAGGTTCGCTCAAAATGCTCGGCTTCGACCCGACTCAACATGATATCCGTTTTGTAGAAGATAACTGGGAAAATCCGACTTTAGGCGCATGGGGTTTAGGCTGGGAAGTATGGTTAAACGGTATGGAAGTCACCCAGTTTACCTATTTCCAACAAGTAGGCGGGCTGGAATGTAAACCAGTTACCGGCGAAGTAACCTACGGTTTAGAACGTTTAGCAATGTATATTCAAGGCGTGGACAGCGTGTACGACTTAGTTTGGTCTGACGGTCCGTTAGGCAAAACCACCTACGGCGATGTATTCCATCAAAACGAAGTGGAACAATCCACCTATAATTTCGAATACGCCGATGTGGATTTCCTGTTTGAATGTTTCAACAAATACGAACAAGAAGCGAAATTCCTGTTAAAACAGGAACCCCGCATGGAAAATGACAAAGAAATCTGGGTGGAAACCGCATTGCCGTTACCGGCCTACGAACGTATTTTAAAAGCCGCTCACAGCTTTAACTTACTCGACGCCCGCAAAGCGATTTCCGTCACCGAACGCCAACGCTACATTTTACGCATCCGCGCCTTAACCAAAGGTGTGGCGGAAGCCTATTATGCCAGCCGCGAAGCACTTGGGTTTCCGGGGTGTAAGTAAGCCTAAATCTCCCCCTTCCCCCTCTTTGCGAAAGAGGGGATGTTGTGAAAGAATGGAGAGCTTATGTTTAAGATGACTTTGTAGTGGTAGACTAATTCCGCAGTCCTCAATAAGTGGTAAAATAACATCACAAATGAGGAAATATTATGAGAAGAACATTTAGCGCAGAATATAAAGCTGAAGCAGTAAAATTAGTGACTGAACGAGGATATTCAGTTTCTCAAGCTTGCCGAGAGTTAGGTGTGGGTGAAACAGCACTTCGTCGCTGGATAAGTCAAGTTCAAGCGGAGCAACAAGGTTACGTTTTAGCTGGTTCAAAGCCAATTAGCCCAGAACAACAACGAATTCGAGAACTTGAAAATCGTATTAAAGAACTTGAAGAAGATAAGGCCATTTTAAAAAAGGCTACAGCGATTTTAATGTCACTCGAAAACAAAAATACCAAGTCATTACGACGTTAAAATCGCGAGGAATCAACCGGTTATGTGAACTATTTAGCGTGTCTGAAAGTGCTTACTACGCCCATTTGCGCCCTGCCAAAAAGCCAGCGAAACACACTGCTTTAGCCGTTGAAATCAAGGCAATTTTTGATGCAAGCCGAAGTTCAGCAGGCAAACGAACGATTCAATCGCATTTGAAAGAGAAAGGTATTTTTGTGGGGTTGTATTTAATTCGTAAGTTAATGAATAAGCAAGGATTATTTAGTAAGCAACCGCAAAAATGGCGCAATCCTAGTAAAGGAAACAGTCAAGTTTTTGAGAATATACTAAGTCGAGAATTTACGCCTGATAGCCAAACGACCGTGCTATGTGGTGACACGACCTATATAAAAATCAATGGGATATGGTGCTATTTAGCAGTGGTAATTAATTTATTAAATCGTCAAGTCGTCGGTTGGAAGCTAAGTCGCTATCATGATAGTGAGCTGGTTAAAGATGCACTGAATCATGCGATGCTGAATATTGAACGCACGGAGCGAATGTTGTTCCATTCAGACCAAGGTAGTATTTATGGCAGTGAAATCTTTACTGATTCAGTTAAGAAACATGGGCTTACACAAAGTATGAGCCGTCGTGGTAACTGTTGGGACAATGCGCCGGTGGAGCGTTGGTTTCGAAGTTTTAAATATGAATGGATGCTGAAAGGGGGTTATAGTGATTTTGAAAGTGCTGTAAATGATGTGAGAGAATATGTGATGTATTATAATCACATTCGCCCACATAGCTATAATCAAGGTCTATCTCCGATTTTAGCAAAAACAACTTATCGGAGACTGTTAAATTAGTTGACCACTACACTTGTTCCCCCCTCTTTTATAAAGGGGAGCTAGGGGAGATTTAAAAATGCAACCCTACTCAAAATCACTAAAAGAGCTTTCGCAAAAATTACGTTCTGATCAAACGGATGCAGAACGGAAATTATGGCAACGGATAAACCGAGATCAGCTTCTGGGATTTCGGTTTAATCGACAGAAGCCGTTGTTAAATTACATTGTGGATTTTTACTGTCCAAAGGCAAAGCTGATTATTGAGTTAGACGGAAGTCAGCATTATGAACCCGATTATCAAGGAAAAGACGCCTTGCGGGATGCTGAACTGAATTCGCTCGGATTTACGGTAATGCGCTTTAGTAATGACGAAGTGTATTATGAAATTGAAGCGGTGGTGGATCAGGTTTATTTGTTTTTGGAGAGTATAGATCACGATAGGGCTGATTGAGTATGAGCGTTAAATATGTTCTGCCAAATCTCCCCTAGCCCCTCTTTGCTAAAGAGGGAGATCGGATCTCCAAAAAGTTAAAGAATACGGTTCTTCATCAACAATTAAAAATTTAAAATGCAAATTAGTCCACGATACTCAATTCCACACAACCCCCCGTCCCCCTCTTTAGCAAAGAGGGGCTAGGGGAGATTTGGCAGAATTGAAAACGAAGTTATATATTAAATAGTTACAGATAATTTAAATAAGAGAAAATAAATGACAACACAAAACTTCCTCGCCGAGATCGGCACTGAAGAGCTGCCGCCGAAGGCGCTTAAAAAATTAGCTACGGCATTTGCCGAAAATGTTGAAAACGAGTTAAACCAAGCGGGTTTGACCTTTGAAAAAGTCCAATGGTTTGCGGCGCCCCGTCGTTTGGCGGTGAAGGTGTTAGAGTTGGCGACGGCGCAACCGAGTAAAGAAATCGAAAAACGTGGTCCGGCGGTAGCGGCGGCGTTTGATGCGGAAGGTAAACCGACCAAAGCGGCGGAAGGCTGGGCGCGCGGTTGCGGTATTAGCGTTGAGCAAGCGGAACGTCTGGCTACGGATAAAGGCGAATGGTTGGTTCACCGTGCGCGGATTGAAGGTCAGCCGACCAAAAACTTAATGCTTGATATCGTGGCTCGTTCGTTGGCAAATCTACCGATTCCCAAAATGATGCGTTGGGGCGATAAAACCGAGCAGTTCGTGCGTCCGGTTCATACTGTCAGCTTGTTGTTAGGCGGCGAGTTAATTGAAGGCGAGATTTTAGGCATTGCCAGCGGTCGCACTATTCGCGGCCACCGTTTCCTGGGTGAAGCGGAATTCCAAATCGCTCACGCCGATGAATATCCGCAAATCCTCAAAGACAAAGGTTCGGTCATTGCCGACTTTAACGAGCGTCGCGCCATTATTCTGGCGGATTCTCAGGCAAAAGCCAGCGCACTTGGCGGCGTGGCGGATATTGAAGACGACTTGTTAGACGAGGTGACTTCGCTGGTGGAATTCCCGAACGTGTTAACCGCCACCTTTGAAGAGCGTTTCCTGGCGGTGCCGGCGGAAGCCCTGGTGTATACCATGAAAGGCGACCAAAAATATTTCCCGATTTACGATAAAAACGGCAAATTGTTACCGCACTTTATTTTCGTCTCGAATATTAATCCTACGGATCCGACACCGATTATCGAAGGTAATGAGAAAGTGGTGCGTCCGCGTTTGTCGGATGCAGAGTTCTTCTTTAATACTGATAAAAAACAGCGTTTGGAAGATTTATTGCCGCGTTTAGAAACCGTATTGTTCCAACAACAATTAGGTACACTGTTAGATAAAACCAAACGAATTCAGGCGCTTGCAGGTGAAATCGCCACTCAAATCGGTGCAGACAAAGCCAAAGCGGAACGAGCGGGCTTGCTGTCAAAATGCGACCTAATGACCAACATGGTATTTGAGTTTACCGACACCCAAGGCGTAATGGGTATGCACTATGCCCGCCACGACGGCGAAGACGAAGAGGTGGCGGTAGCCTTGAACGAGCAATATATGCCGCGTTTTGCCGGCGATAACCTGCCGAACAGCTTGGTGGCAAGTTCCGTGGCATTGGCGGATAAATTCGACACGCTCACCGGGATTTTCGGTATCGGTCAGGCACCGAAAGGCAGTGCTGATCCCTTTGCTTTACGTCGCGCGGCATTAGGTGCGTTACGTATTATTGTGGAGAAAAATTTACCGCTTGATTTGGCTGAAATTGTGAAAAAATCCACCGCACTATTTGCTGAGCGTTTGACTAATCAAAACGTGGTGGACGATGTCGTGGACTTTATGCTCGGCCGTTTCCGCGCCTGGTATCAGGACGAAGGCATCGCGGTAGACGTAATTCAAGCGGTGCTGGCGCGTCGTCCGACTAAACCGGCGGATTTTGATGCGCGGGTGCGTGCGGTATCCCATTTCCGTACTCTTGATTCTGCGGAAGCCTTGGCGGCGGCTAATAAACGGGTAAGCAATATTCTTGCCAAGATCGAAGGCGAAATCTCCTCAAAAATCGACCGCACTTTATTGCTTGAGCCGGAAGAAAAAGCCTTAGCGGAGCAAGTGCTTTCATTGCAATCGGAACTGGCGCCGTTGTTTGCCAAAGGCGAATATCAACCCGCTCTTGACCGTTTGGCGGGCTTGCGTGAAGTTATCGACAACTTCTTCGATAAAGTCATGGTGAATGCGGAAGATGAAAAACTGCGTCAAAACCGTCAGGCAATTTTAAATACTCTGCGTAATCTGTTCTTACAGGTAGCGGATATTTCTCTATTGCAATAAGAAAATGCAAAAAGTAAAGGCTTGGGATTCCAAGCCTTTTACTTTTTCACTAAACGCTATTTAAACCAACTTTCTCCGTTTACTTCCCGATTACCGTAAAAATTCTGAAAGCCGGATGCTACACGATAAACATACCAGGCAAATATAAACCAAAAAATCACGGGCACAAAAATAAGGAATGAACCGATAAACGCCACAATAAAAGTCTTAATTAAATAATTACAATGGGTTTGCGCCAACACGGAAAGTTCTTCGCGTTTCATAAAGGCAAACACGGCGCCGATAATAGCTAACGGTTTAAACACTACGGCCAAAATAAATAATCCGTAGATGATGTACATGTAAGTACGATTTTTATCTTCGGTTAACTTCTCTAATTCATTTTTAAATTGTTGCTCATTCATAACAGCTCCTATTAAGAAATAGCTTCGTCTTCGTTGGAAGGCCAGGCATTTACCACCGCTTTAACTAAAGTTGCGAGCGGGATAGCAAAAAAAACACCCCAAAACCCCCATAATCCACCAAAAATCAACACGGCAATAATGATGGTTAACGGATGTAGATTCACCGCCTCGGAAAATAAATAAGGCACTAATAAATTACCGTCCAATAACTGGCTGACAATATAAGCGGTCATTAAATAACCGAATGTCGGCGTTGCGCCGAATTGGAAAATCGCTACTAATGCCACCGGAATGGTCACTAATACGGCGCCGATATAAGGAATCAGTACGGACAATCCCACCGCTACGGCAAGCAGTAACGGATAACGCAAGCCGAAGAAGAGGAAAATAATATAACTCACCACGGCGACAATTAAAATTTCAAATAACTTACCGCGAATATAATTGGCGATTTGTAATTGCATTTCCTGCCACACTTTGGATGCTAACGTTCTGTTTTTTGGTAAAAAACGGCTGAAACCGGCAATAAGTTCATCCTGATCCTTCACCATGAAAAACACCATTAAAGGTACTAAAAACGCATAAATCCCAATGGTGACTAAATTCATTAACGAAGATAGAGAAAATTTGACCGCACTTTCACCAAACGCCAGTGTTTTTTCACGAATTGTGATAAACAGGCTGTCAATCATTTGATAATCCACTAATTCGGGATAACTCTCCGGTAAAGACATCACCCATTGATGGGATAAATTCAACATATTCGGCAAATCACTGAATAAATTAACGGTTTGATTAATCAATGTCGGGATTAAACCGAAAATCATCAGAATGGTCACTGCAATAAAACCGCCAAGAATCAACAGAATGGAAAGAAAACGCGGTAATTTCAATTTATCGGAAAGAAACGAAATCGGCATTTCCAATAAATAAGCCAAAACCAGGGCAATCAATAAAGGCGCGATTAAATCGCTAAAAAAATAAATTGCGACAAAGCCAAAAAACAAAATAGCGGCAAGCCCCATTGCCTGTGGATCGCTGAAACGGCGTAGATACCAATTTTTTAGCATCTCAATCATGATCTGTCCTCATTAAAAAAGTTTTTTTGATTATAAGATAAAATGGGCTTGATTGATAAGAATTCTTTATTCGTTTTATCACCTATCGGGTTCGCTATATTTCTATTGTGTAACAATATAATTCCCGCTATGATTTTGTGCTGGTCGAACATATCAACTAAGGAAAAATCATGTCGGTTATTATTTATCATAATCCGCGCTGTTCAAAAAGCCGAGAAACATTAAAACTGCTTCAGGATCAAAATATTAATGCGGAAATCGTACTTTATCTGGAGAAACGTTTTTCCGTCAGCGAATTACAAAGTTTGATGAAAAAACTCAATATTCATAGCGCAAAAGAAATGATGAGAATAAAAGATGCGCTCTATCAGGAATTACAGCTGAATAATGAGCATATTTCCGAACAGGAATTGTTAGAGGCAATCGGCAATCACCCGGCGTTATTGGAACGCCCGATCGTAATTAACGGCGATAAAGCAAAAATAGGGCGACCGCCGGAAGCGGTGCTGAGCATTTTGTAATTTTAACATTTAACCTTATAATAAACATCGCTCTATTTGTTGAGCGATGTTTTTTATGACCCGGAGGAAATTATGGCAAAAAAAACAAACCCGGTACCTATTGCGGAAAACAGCCAAACCGCTTATCTGCATAATCGAGGTACAATTCAGGATAATGCGGTCAAAGCATTATTACGCACACCTTTATTCAGATCGCGTATTGAGAAAAAGTTGAAAGGTAAAGGAAGTTATCAACGTAAAGCAAAACATGCAGGCAGATATTTTGAAAAACCCGATGATAAGAGTTTTGGTTACAAAAGTTTTATCATCGGGTTTTTATTAGGGCCTGCCTATCTTTTATGAACAGACCTTAATTCAACACAGTATTCTCAATAAAAAATGCAAACAACGATAGAGGTTAATATGTCTGTAAAAACTGAACTTTTATTTTCAAACACATGGAATGTCCGTATTAGCGACCCCGGTGAAGAAGGCGCTCACAGCCATTTTTTTGAAACCATTTATATTACTTTAGAAGCATATATCGACGGCGATAACGTATCTTACGAATTTACCCGAAAGGTAGAAGATGAAGTGAAAATCAAGCGTAATTTCACTCAACTAGACGAATTGTTCAAATTTCTGGCGGATTATTTAGACGCGGTATCATTAGGCAATTTAGGCGTGAAAATCGGTCAATTGGGCTTGGTCAAATAACATTTTTACCTTAACGACATAAGCGGTTTTACAATTTATTATATTGTTCCATCTTCAATATATTAGGGGCTGTTTATCTTTTATAAATAGCCCCTAAGTCGCTCATTTATATTATACCGTTAAATAACGGCAAGTTTTTTCATTTGTTCGACCACGTCTTCCACCTGAATCTGGCTCATCAGATTTTTACCTGTTAATTTGGTTGCCCAAGGCAATTGGTCGGAAGGCTTGCCGTATTCCTTCCGCACATTTTTTTCATACACCGAAACTATATTTGCCAGATTATTATAAGGCCCTGTACGCAGCGGGTTATGATAAGCATATAAACCAATCACCGGCGTACCTTGAGTTGTTGCCATATGAGCCGGCCCCGAGTCCGGCGAAATGACAAGATCCGCCATACCGATTAATGCCACCAGTTGTTTAAGGTTCGTTTTACCCGACAAATTAACAGGTTGAAAATCACAAAGTGCGGTAATTTTTTGTAAAATTTCGACTTCCCGTTTTGCCGAAGAACCGCATAAAATCACATTCACATTATGCTGATGAGCAATATTCGCCACTTGCGCATAGCGTTCTATCAGCCAATCTTTTTCCGCTTTGCTTGAACAGGGGGAAATAATCAGATTTTTACGCGCCGGATCAATATAAGGCTTAACCGCCTCTTTATCCTGCTCGGAAACCGCCAACTGCCAATGAGGCGCTTCAACCGGCACGCCAAGATATTCTACAAACGCCATAAAACCGTCAAGTACATGGGGATTTTGAGGATCCCGAACTTTGCGGTTAGTAAACAGCCACTGTCCTTCCCTTGCCCGCTGTTTACCAAAACCGATTTTATAACGCGCCTTAATGCCAAACGAAAGAACCGATGCACGAAATGCGGTCTGCATATTTAACAGCGCATCAAAACGGCGATGTTTAAGTTGTCTCCATAAGGCAAGAACCCCTTTCCAGCCCGATTTTTTGTCATACACAATCAATTCCGCATTAGGAATGCCCGCCAATAACTGCGCTTCGGTTTTGCCGACAATCCAGCTGATTTCCGTTTCAGGCCAATATTTCTGAATCTGCTGCACCGCCGCTAACGCATGGCAAACATCGCCAATTGCAGATAAACGCAATACACATAAAGATTTCGG
This window harbors:
- a CDS encoding endonuclease domain-containing protein encodes the protein MQPYSKSLKELSQKLRSDQTDAERKLWQRINRDQLLGFRFNRQKPLLNYIVDFYCPKAKLIIELDGSQHYEPDYQGKDALRDAELNSLGFTVMRFSNDEVYYEIEAVVDQVYLFLESIDHDRAD
- a CDS encoding alternative ribosome-rescue factor A yields the protein MAKKTNPVPIAENSQTAYLHNRGTIQDNAVKALLRTPLFRSRIEKKLKGKGSYQRKAKHAGRYFEKPDDKSFGYKSFIIGFLLGPAYLL
- a CDS encoding glycosyltransferase family 9 protein; the protein is MALFNQAPKSLCVLRLSAIGDVCHALAAVQQIQKYWPETEISWIVGKTEAQLLAGIPNAELIVYDKKSGWKGVLALWRQLKHRRFDALLNMQTAFRASVLSFGIKARYKIGFGKQRAREGQWLFTNRKVRDPQNPHVLDGFMAFVEYLGVPVEAPHWQLAVSEQDKEAVKPYIDPARKNLIISPCSSKAEKDWLIERYAQVANIAHQHNVNVILCGSSAKREVEILQKITALCDFQPVNLSGKTNLKQLVALIGMADLVISPDSGPAHMATTQGTPVIGLYAYHNPLRTGPYNNLANIVSVYEKNVRKEYGKPSDQLPWATKLTGKNLMSQIQVEDVVEQMKKLAVI
- the glyQ gene encoding glycine--tRNA ligase subunit alpha, whose protein sequence is MSAKFNVKTFQGMILALQDYWAQQGCTIVQPFDMEVGAGTSHPMTALRALGPEPMAFAYVQPSRRPTDGRYGENPNRLQHYYQFQVVIKPSPDNIQELYLGSLKMLGFDPTQHDIRFVEDNWENPTLGAWGLGWEVWLNGMEVTQFTYFQQVGGLECKPVTGEVTYGLERLAMYIQGVDSVYDLVWSDGPLGKTTYGDVFHQNEVEQSTYNFEYADVDFLFECFNKYEQEAKFLLKQEPRMENDKEIWVETALPLPAYERILKAAHSFNLLDARKAISVTERQRYILRIRALTKGVAEAYYASREALGFPGCK
- a CDS encoding DUF5377 family protein, with amino-acid sequence MSVKTELLFSNTWNVRISDPGEEGAHSHFFETIYITLEAYIDGDNVSYEFTRKVEDEVKIKRNFTQLDELFKFLADYLDAVSLGNLGVKIGQLGLVK
- a CDS encoding IS3 family transposase, translating into MNRLCELFSVSESAYYAHLRPAKKPAKHTALAVEIKAIFDASRSSAGKRTIQSHLKEKGIFVGLYLIRKLMNKQGLFSKQPQKWRNPSKGNSQVFENILSREFTPDSQTTVLCGDTTYIKINGIWCYLAVVINLLNRQVVGWKLSRYHDSELVKDALNHAMLNIERTERMLFHSDQGSIYGSEIFTDSVKKHGLTQSMSRRGNCWDNAPVERWFRSFKYEWMLKGGYSDFESAVNDVREYVMYYNHIRPHSYNQGLSPILAKTTYRRLLN
- a CDS encoding transposase → MRRTFSAEYKAEAVKLVTERGYSVSQACRELGVGETALRRWISQVQAEQQGYVLAGSKPISPEQQRIRELENRIKELEEDKAILKKATAILMSLENKNTKSLRR
- the glyS gene encoding glycine--tRNA ligase subunit beta, translated to MTTQNFLAEIGTEELPPKALKKLATAFAENVENELNQAGLTFEKVQWFAAPRRLAVKVLELATAQPSKEIEKRGPAVAAAFDAEGKPTKAAEGWARGCGISVEQAERLATDKGEWLVHRARIEGQPTKNLMLDIVARSLANLPIPKMMRWGDKTEQFVRPVHTVSLLLGGELIEGEILGIASGRTIRGHRFLGEAEFQIAHADEYPQILKDKGSVIADFNERRAIILADSQAKASALGGVADIEDDLLDEVTSLVEFPNVLTATFEERFLAVPAEALVYTMKGDQKYFPIYDKNGKLLPHFIFVSNINPTDPTPIIEGNEKVVRPRLSDAEFFFNTDKKQRLEDLLPRLETVLFQQQLGTLLDKTKRIQALAGEIATQIGADKAKAERAGLLSKCDLMTNMVFEFTDTQGVMGMHYARHDGEDEEVAVALNEQYMPRFAGDNLPNSLVASSVALADKFDTLTGIFGIGQAPKGSADPFALRRAALGALRIIVEKNLPLDLAEIVKKSTALFAERLTNQNVVDDVVDFMLGRFRAWYQDEGIAVDVIQAVLARRPTKPADFDARVRAVSHFRTLDSAEALAAANKRVSNILAKIEGEISSKIDRTLLLEPEEKALAEQVLSLQSELAPLFAKGEYQPALDRLAGLREVIDNFFDKVMVNAEDEKLRQNRQAILNTLRNLFLQVADISLLQ
- a CDS encoding DUF4870 family protein, producing MNEQQFKNELEKLTEDKNRTYMYIIYGLFILAVVFKPLAIIGAVFAFMKREELSVLAQTHCNYLIKTFIVAFIGSFLIFVPVIFWFIFAWYVYRVASGFQNFYGNREVNGESWFK
- the arsC gene encoding arsenate reductase (glutaredoxin) (This arsenate reductase requires both glutathione and glutaredoxin to convert arsenate to arsenite, after which the efflux transporter formed by ArsA and ArsB can extrude the arsenite from the cell, providing resistance.), which produces MSVIIYHNPRCSKSRETLKLLQDQNINAEIVLYLEKRFSVSELQSLMKKLNIHSAKEMMRIKDALYQELQLNNEHISEQELLEAIGNHPALLERPIVINGDKAKIGRPPEAVLSIL
- a CDS encoding AI-2E family transporter; its protein translation is MIEMLKNWYLRRFSDPQAMGLAAILFFGFVAIYFFSDLIAPLLIALVLAYLLEMPISFLSDKLKLPRFLSILLILGGFIAVTILMIFGLIPTLINQTVNLFSDLPNMLNLSHQWVMSLPESYPELVDYQMIDSLFITIREKTLAFGESAVKFSLSSLMNLVTIGIYAFLVPLMVFFMVKDQDELIAGFSRFLPKNRTLASKVWQEMQLQIANYIRGKLFEILIVAVVSYIIFLFFGLRYPLLLAVAVGLSVLIPYIGAVLVTIPVALVAIFQFGATPTFGYLMTAYIVSQLLDGNLLVPYLFSEAVNLHPLTIIIAVLIFGGLWGFWGVFFAIPLATLVKAVVNAWPSNEDEAIS